A genomic stretch from Sceloporus undulatus isolate JIND9_A2432 ecotype Alabama chromosome 5, SceUnd_v1.1, whole genome shotgun sequence includes:
- the LOC121932284 gene encoding histone H3, with protein MARTKQTARKSTGGKAPRKQLATKAARKSAPATGGVKKPHRYRPGTVALREIRRYQKSTELLIRKLPFQRLVREIAQDFKTDLRFQSSAVMALQEASEAYLVGLFEDTNLCAIHAKRVTIMPKDIQLARRIRGERA; from the coding sequence ATGGCGCGGACGAAGCAGACTGCGAGGAAATCTACAGGCGGCAAGGCGCCCAGGAAGCAGCTGGCGACCAAGGCGGCGCGCAAGAGCGCTCCGGCTACAGGCGGCGTGAAGAAGCCTCACCGCTACCGTCCAGGGACGGTGGCTCTCCGCGAGATCCGTCGCTACCAGAAGTCGACGGAGCTTCTCATTAGGAAGCTGCCCTTCCAGCGTCTGGTGAGGGAGATCGCGCAGGACTTCAAGACGGACCTGCGCTTCCAGAGCTCGGCCGTCATGGCGCTGCAGGAGGCGAGCGAGGCTTACCTGGTGGGGCTCTTCGAGGACACCAACCTCTGCGCTATCCACGCCAAGAGGGTCACCATCatgcccaaggacatccagttgGCTCGCAGGATCCGCGGGGAGAGGGCTTAA
- the LOC121932303 gene encoding histone H2B 7-like, whose amino-acid sequence MPDPAKSVPVSKKGSKKAVTKTHKKGDKKRKKVRKESYSIYVYKVLKQVHPDTGISSKAMSIMNSFVNDVFERIAGEATRLAHYNKRSTITSREIQTAVRLLLPGELAKHAVSEGTKAVTKYTSSK is encoded by the coding sequence ATGCCGGATCCAGCGAAGTCGGTCCCTGTTTCGAAAAAGGGCTCCAAGAAAGCTGTGACCAAGACTCACAAAAAGGGCGACAAGAAGCGGAAGAAGGTGAGGAAGGAGAGCTACTCGATCTACGTGTATAAAGTGCTGAAGCAAGTCCACCCGGACACGGGCATTTCTTCCAAGGCCATGAGCATCATGAACTCCTTCGTGAACGACGTCTTCGAGCGCATCGCCGGCGAAGCCACTCGCCTGGCCCACTACAACAAGCGCTCCACCATCACCTCCAGGGAGATCCAGACGGCCGTGCGGCTCCTGCTCCCCGGGGAGCTGGCTAAGCACGCCGTCTCCGAGGGCACCAAGGCCGTGACCAAATACACCAGCTCCAAgtaa